One Chlorobaculum limnaeum genomic window carries:
- a CDS encoding type II toxin-antitoxin system RelE/ParE family toxin gives MSSSLKVQWSRSARKRLEEIEAYISLDRPETARKLIRSLITKTALKLSQYPQIGRAGRLAGTRELVYRDAPFLVVYTVRNDTITVLTVFHTSQQFPQSSSSDL, from the coding sequence ATGAGTAGCTCGTTGAAAGTCCAGTGGTCAAGGAGCGCCAGGAAGCGGCTCGAAGAGATCGAGGCGTATATCTCGCTTGATCGTCCGGAAACGGCAAGGAAACTCATCCGTTCACTCATTACAAAAACAGCGCTCAAACTCTCGCAATACCCGCAAATCGGAAGAGCCGGACGTCTTGCCGGTACACGGGAGCTTGTCTATCGCGACGCGCCATTTCTTGTCGTTTATACCGTTCGTAACGATACGATCACTGTTCTGACGGTTTTTCACACTTCGCAACAGTTCCCGCAATCGTCTTCGTCTGACCTTTAA
- a CDS encoding CopG family ribbon-helix-helix protein: protein MSFKIPAGMKKRVDLLAEATRRSRTFVIEEAIEQYLTTNEWQVQSIQAGLNDLDNGRVLSQEEMEKLWDE from the coding sequence GTGAGTTTCAAGATTCCTGCCGGAATGAAAAAGAGGGTCGATCTGCTTGCTGAGGCGACGAGACGTTCCAGGACTTTCGTGATCGAGGAGGCTATCGAGCAGTACCTCACCACGAACGAATGGCAGGTTCAGAGCATTCAGGCTGGGTTGAACGATCTCGACAATGGCCGGGTGCTCTCGCAGGAGGAAATGGAAAAACTTTGGGATGAGTAG